In a single window of the Microbacterium sp. SL75 genome:
- a CDS encoding acylphosphatase produces the protein MRTVTMTVSGRVQGVGFRYTMQAEAQRLGVDGWVRNRLDGSVEAFLAGDPDAVEGVIAWAHDGPAGARVDDVDVVEGTGESASGFEIRATA, from the coding sequence ATGCGAACGGTGACGATGACGGTGAGCGGCCGCGTCCAGGGCGTCGGCTTCCGCTACACGATGCAGGCCGAGGCCCAGCGCCTCGGCGTCGACGGCTGGGTACGCAACCGCCTCGACGGGTCGGTGGAGGCGTTCCTCGCCGGGGACCCCGATGCGGTCGAGGGCGTGATCGCCTGGGCGCACGACGGCCCGGCCGGTGCCCGCGTCGACGATGTCGACGTCGTCGAGGGGACCGGGGAGTCCGCCTCCGGATTCGAGATCCGAGCCACCGCCTGA
- a CDS encoding NAD(P)H-dependent flavin oxidoreductase, whose translation MGRLEDLFGIDVPIVLGPFGGLSSVALTAAVSTGGGLGSFGLYGYTPERILDTVSQLRGATARPVAVNLWLPRGDEVTPADLDVQPFLDAAAPLFAAAGVEVPAPPAAFLPSVADQLGAVLEARPEVLSVVFGIPDAATLAAARGRGIRVIGTATSVAEAVALEAAGVDAVVATGSEAGGHRVSFLREASASLVGTFALVPQVVDAVGIPVIAAGGIADRRGVAAALALGADGVQVGTAFLRTRQSAATGDHRDAIARSVDTETVLTRAMSGRLARGIPNRAMRELEAAGMIAPFPAQNWLTGVFRAAATANGDGELVSLWAGQAAALSRLDDAAEVLDELKAGLPT comes from the coding sequence ATGGGCCGCCTCGAGGATCTGTTCGGCATCGATGTCCCGATCGTGCTCGGCCCCTTCGGCGGGCTCTCCTCCGTCGCCCTGACGGCGGCGGTGAGCACGGGCGGCGGGCTCGGCTCGTTCGGCCTCTACGGCTACACGCCCGAGCGCATCCTCGACACGGTGTCGCAGCTGCGCGGCGCCACCGCGCGACCGGTGGCCGTGAACCTCTGGCTGCCGCGCGGCGACGAGGTGACCCCCGCCGACCTGGACGTGCAGCCGTTCCTCGATGCGGCGGCGCCGCTCTTCGCCGCAGCGGGTGTCGAGGTCCCCGCCCCGCCGGCGGCGTTCCTCCCGTCCGTCGCCGACCAGCTCGGCGCCGTGCTCGAGGCCCGGCCCGAGGTGCTGAGCGTCGTCTTCGGGATTCCGGATGCCGCTACCCTCGCCGCCGCGAGAGGCCGCGGCATCCGTGTGATCGGCACTGCCACCTCGGTCGCCGAGGCCGTCGCGCTCGAGGCGGCGGGGGTCGATGCCGTCGTCGCCACCGGATCGGAGGCCGGCGGGCATCGGGTGTCGTTCCTCCGCGAAGCGTCGGCGTCGCTCGTCGGGACCTTCGCTCTCGTGCCGCAGGTCGTCGATGCCGTCGGCATCCCGGTCATCGCCGCGGGTGGGATCGCCGACCGGCGCGGGGTGGCGGCCGCCCTGGCTCTCGGGGCCGACGGTGTGCAGGTCGGAACGGCGTTCCTGCGCACCCGCCAGTCGGCGGCGACCGGGGATCACCGCGACGCCATCGCGCGATCGGTCGACACCGAGACCGTGCTCACCCGCGCCATGAGCGGGCGGCTGGCACGCGGCATCCCGAATCGTGCGATGCGCGAGCTCGAGGCCGCGGGGATGATCGCCCCGTTCCCGGCGCAGAACTGGCTGACCGGGGTGTTCCGTGCCGCCGCGACGGCGAACGGCGACGGCGAGCTGGTGTCGCTGTGGGCGGGTCAGGCGGCGGCGCTGTCTCGTCTCGACGACGCCGCCGAGGTGCTCGACGAGTTGAAGGCCGGTCTCCCGACCTGA
- a CDS encoding amino acid ABC transporter ATP-binding protein yields MSPTDAAPLLAVSGLQKNFGTNRVLDGVDLEVRRGDVLVLIGPSGSGKTTVLRCLNGLETPDAGVVAFDGGPVVDFSQKVSKADRIGLRDRSAMVFQHHNLFPHLTVLQNVVEGPIQAHGVPRAEAVARAETLLARVGLSEKRDAYPSELSGGQQQRVGIVRALALQPALLLFDEPTSALDPELVGEVLTVLRELANEGWTMVIVTHELGFAREVADEVLFFDEGVIVERGAPSELLRQPKKERTRRFLDRLLRPLDGPGPSDTPT; encoded by the coding sequence ATGTCGCCCACTGACGCCGCTCCGCTGCTCGCCGTCTCGGGACTGCAGAAGAATTTCGGCACCAATCGCGTCCTCGACGGTGTCGACCTCGAGGTACGTCGCGGCGACGTGCTCGTGCTGATCGGTCCCTCCGGGTCGGGCAAGACCACGGTGCTGCGCTGCCTGAACGGCCTCGAGACCCCGGATGCCGGGGTGGTGGCGTTCGACGGGGGTCCGGTCGTGGACTTCTCGCAGAAGGTCTCGAAGGCCGACCGTATCGGGCTGCGCGATCGCTCGGCGATGGTGTTCCAGCATCACAATCTCTTCCCTCATCTCACCGTCCTCCAGAACGTCGTCGAGGGGCCGATCCAGGCGCACGGCGTCCCTCGCGCCGAGGCCGTCGCTCGTGCCGAGACCCTGCTCGCCCGCGTCGGGCTGTCGGAGAAGCGCGACGCGTATCCGTCCGAGCTCTCCGGCGGCCAACAGCAGCGTGTGGGCATCGTCCGTGCGCTGGCCCTGCAGCCGGCGCTCCTGCTGTTCGACGAGCCGACCAGCGCGCTCGACCCCGAGCTCGTGGGCGAGGTGCTCACCGTCTTGCGCGAGCTCGCGAACGAAGGCTGGACGATGGTGATCGTCACGCACGAGCTCGGCTTCGCGCGCGAGGTCGCCGACGAGGTGCTGTTCTTCGACGAGGGGGTCATCGTCGAGCGCGGTGCGCCGTCCGAGCTGTTGCGTCAGCCGAAGAAGGAGCGCACTCGGCGTTTCCTCGACCGTCTGCTGCGCCCGCTCGACGGCCCCGGCCCCTCGGACACCCCGACGTAG
- a CDS encoding amino acid ABC transporter permease produces MNDIWTLLVDSFWPMVLAGITGTIPLSLASFAIGLVIALAMALLRLSRNMLLSGVARFYISIIRGTPLLVQLFVIFYGLPSLGLTIDPFPAAVIAFSLNVGGYAAEVIRAAILSVPRGQWEAAHTVGLSPRKTLTRIILPQAARVSVPPLSNTFISLVKDSSLASLILVTELFRQAQAIAAFSYEFMAVYLEAALIYWLFCLVLSFGQNALEKRLDRHVAH; encoded by the coding sequence ATGAACGACATCTGGACCCTGCTCGTCGATTCGTTCTGGCCGATGGTCCTGGCCGGAATCACCGGTACGATCCCGCTGTCCCTGGCCTCGTTCGCGATCGGTCTCGTGATCGCGCTGGCGATGGCGCTGTTGCGGCTGTCGCGGAACATGTTGCTGTCGGGCGTCGCCCGGTTCTACATCTCGATCATCCGCGGAACGCCTCTGCTGGTGCAGCTGTTCGTGATCTTCTACGGTCTGCCGTCGCTGGGACTGACGATCGATCCCTTCCCCGCAGCCGTCATCGCGTTCTCGCTGAACGTCGGCGGGTACGCGGCAGAGGTCATCCGTGCGGCGATCCTGTCGGTTCCTCGCGGGCAGTGGGAGGCGGCGCACACGGTGGGGCTCTCTCCCCGCAAGACGCTGACCCGCATCATCCTTCCTCAGGCGGCTCGCGTCTCGGTGCCGCCGCTGTCGAACACGTTCATCTCGCTCGTGAAGGACAGCTCGCTGGCATCCCTCATCCTCGTGACCGAGCTGTTCCGCCAGGCACAGGCGATTGCGGCCTTCTCGTACGAGTTCATGGCGGTGTATCTCGAGGCCGCGCTCATCTACTGGCTGTTCTGCCTCGTGCTGTCGTTCGGCCAGAACGCCCTGGAAAAGAGGCTGGACCGCCATGTCGCCCACTGA
- a CDS encoding amino acid ABC transporter substrate-binding protein, with product MPRRRLTVLAATLGLSALALTACSGGSTAADPDAGSDLGLVSGGTLTVATEGTYRPFSYHEGAGELTGFDVEIAKAVADKLGLQVKFQETQWDAIFAGLDAGRFDVIANQVSINPERQEKYAFSSPYTVSRGVIVTTDSDNAISSFADLSGKTTAQSLTSNWYELATSSGAQVEAVEGWAQAVALLKQGRVDATVNDQLTYLDYEKTNSPTGLKIAATTEDSSESAFAFKKGQDKLADAVDGALDELRADGTLASISEKYFGADVTK from the coding sequence ATGCCCCGTCGCCGTTTGACCGTCCTCGCCGCCACCCTGGGCCTGAGCGCCCTCGCGCTGACCGCCTGCAGCGGCGGCTCCACCGCGGCCGACCCCGACGCGGGATCCGACCTCGGCCTCGTCTCGGGCGGCACGCTGACGGTGGCGACCGAGGGCACCTACCGCCCCTTCTCGTACCACGAGGGCGCGGGCGAGCTCACCGGATTCGACGTCGAGATCGCGAAGGCCGTCGCCGACAAGCTCGGTCTGCAGGTGAAGTTCCAGGAGACCCAGTGGGACGCCATCTTCGCGGGCCTGGATGCCGGTCGCTTCGACGTCATCGCCAACCAGGTCTCGATCAACCCCGAGCGCCAGGAGAAGTACGCCTTCAGCTCGCCATACACCGTCTCTCGCGGCGTCATCGTGACGACCGACAGCGACAACGCCATCTCGAGCTTCGCCGACCTGTCGGGCAAGACCACCGCCCAGTCGCTCACGAGCAACTGGTACGAGCTCGCGACCTCGAGCGGCGCCCAGGTCGAGGCCGTCGAGGGCTGGGCACAGGCGGTCGCCCTGCTCAAGCAGGGGCGTGTGGACGCCACGGTCAACGACCAGCTCACCTACCTCGATTACGAGAAGACCAACAGCCCCACCGGCCTGAAGATCGCCGCGACCACGGAGGACTCCTCCGAGAGCGCGTTCGCTTTCAAGAAGGGTCAGGACAAGCTGGCGGATGCCGTGGACGGAGCTCTCGACGAACTCCGCGCCGACGGAACTCTCGCCTCGATCAGCGAAAAGTACTTCGGCGCCGACGTCACGAAGTAA
- the rplA gene encoding 50S ribosomal protein L1: MATKSKAFRAAAEKIAADTFYTPTEAVALAKETGSKKFDSTVEVALKLSVDPRKADQMVRGTVILPHGTGKTARVIVFANGPAAEAALAAGADEVGGTELIEKVAAGYTSFDAAVSTPELMGQVGRLGKVLGPRGLMPNPKTGTVTPNPAKAVEEIKGGKIEFRVDKHANVHFVVGKASFSAEQLDENLKAALEEIVRLKPSSSKGRYIQKGAVSTTFGPGIPLDVNVIV, from the coding sequence ATGGCTACCAAGTCCAAGGCATTCCGCGCCGCAGCTGAGAAGATCGCGGCCGACACGTTCTACACCCCGACCGAGGCCGTCGCCCTCGCGAAGGAGACCGGCTCGAAGAAGTTCGACTCGACCGTCGAGGTCGCGCTGAAGCTCTCGGTCGACCCCCGTAAGGCAGACCAGATGGTCCGCGGCACGGTCATCCTCCCCCACGGCACGGGTAAGACCGCGCGCGTCATCGTCTTCGCCAACGGCCCCGCGGCCGAGGCGGCTCTGGCCGCCGGCGCCGACGAGGTCGGTGGCACCGAGCTCATCGAGAAGGTCGCGGCCGGCTACACGTCGTTCGACGCCGCCGTCTCGACGCCCGAGCTCATGGGCCAGGTCGGTCGCCTCGGTAAGGTCCTCGGACCCCGCGGCCTCATGCCGAACCCCAAGACCGGCACCGTGACCCCCAACCCGGCCAAGGCCGTCGAGGAGATCAAGGGCGGAAAGATCGAGTTCCGCGTCGACAAGCACGCCAACGTGCACTTCGTCGTCGGCAAGGCATCGTTCTCGGCCGAGCAGCTCGACGAGAACCTCAAGGCCGCTCTCGAGGAGATCGTCCGCCTCAAGCCCTCGAGCTCGAAGGGTCGTTACATCCAGAAGGGCGCCGTCTCGACCACCTTCGGTCCCGGCATCCCGCTGGACGTCAACGTCATCGTCTGA
- the rplK gene encoding 50S ribosomal protein L11, whose product MAPKKKVTGLIKLQIKAGAANPAPPIGPALGQHGVNIMEFCKAYNAATEAQRGNVIPVEITVYEDRSFTFILKTPPAAELIKKAAGLAKGSSTPHTVKVGKLTKDQVREIATTKQPDLNANDIEAASKIIAGTARSMGITVED is encoded by the coding sequence ATGGCACCCAAGAAAAAGGTGACCGGCCTGATCAAGCTCCAGATCAAGGCAGGCGCGGCCAACCCCGCACCGCCGATCGGTCCGGCGCTCGGTCAGCACGGCGTCAACATCATGGAGTTCTGCAAGGCCTACAACGCGGCGACCGAGGCCCAGCGCGGCAACGTGATCCCCGTTGAGATCACGGTCTACGAAGACCGCAGCTTCACCTTCATCCTGAAGACCCCGCCGGCGGCGGAGCTCATCAAGAAGGCGGCTGGACTGGCCAAGGGTTCGTCCACGCCCCACACGGTCAAGGTGGGCAAGCTCACCAAGGACCAGGTTCGCGAGATCGCCACCACGAAGCAGCCCGACCTGAACGCGAACGACATCGAGGCCGCCTCGAAGATCATCGCCGGCACCGCCCGTTCCATGGGCATCACGGTCGAGGACTGA
- the nusG gene encoding transcription termination/antitermination protein NusG yields MSERYVDDADWATAAEQSSEDDEAQEGNVLASQERASDSAEHTAVHIVDDETDTDDADLGDIDITDPEADAIVNDALEIDETSEAEAAAEVLNDSLAEEQAEEAAEAADEVTPYDGPDVNGEPDAPVLDEDFVDEVSAAAGEVDAAEAAESPADAASDVDGIVVDADEDADPYEAFRAELRSLPGKWFVIHSYAGFERKVKANIEQRKSTLEVEDDIYQVEVPMEDVVEIKNGQRKMVNRVRIPGYVLVRMDLNEDTWSVVRHTPGVTGFVGNAHNPTPLRFEEAFNMLKSLVEVKEAAPVKGAAAKGSATTARVIPAEVDFETGETITIKEGSFAGLPGTISEIKPESGKLTVLVSLFERETPVELSFDQVTKMI; encoded by the coding sequence GTGTCTGAAAGATATGTCGACGACGCCGACTGGGCGACGGCCGCTGAGCAGTCCAGCGAGGACGACGAAGCCCAGGAGGGCAACGTGCTCGCGTCTCAGGAGCGTGCCTCCGACTCGGCCGAGCACACCGCGGTCCACATCGTCGATGACGAGACCGACACCGACGACGCCGACCTCGGCGACATCGACATCACCGACCCGGAGGCGGACGCGATCGTGAACGACGCTCTCGAGATCGACGAGACCAGCGAGGCCGAGGCCGCCGCCGAGGTCCTGAACGACTCCCTCGCGGAGGAGCAGGCGGAAGAGGCCGCCGAAGCCGCTGACGAGGTCACCCCCTACGACGGTCCCGACGTGAACGGAGAGCCCGACGCTCCCGTCCTCGACGAGGACTTCGTCGACGAGGTCTCCGCTGCCGCGGGCGAGGTCGACGCGGCCGAGGCCGCCGAGTCGCCCGCCGATGCCGCCAGCGACGTCGACGGCATCGTTGTCGACGCCGACGAGGACGCCGACCCGTACGAGGCGTTCCGCGCCGAGCTGCGTTCGCTCCCCGGTAAGTGGTTCGTCATCCACTCCTACGCCGGGTTCGAGCGCAAGGTGAAGGCCAACATCGAGCAGCGCAAGTCGACGCTCGAGGTCGAGGACGACATCTACCAGGTCGAGGTCCCCATGGAGGACGTCGTCGAGATCAAGAACGGCCAGCGCAAGATGGTCAACCGCGTGCGCATCCCCGGCTACGTGCTGGTGCGCATGGACCTCAACGAAGACACCTGGTCGGTCGTTCGCCACACCCCCGGTGTCACCGGCTTCGTGGGCAACGCCCACAACCCGACCCCGCTGCGCTTCGAAGAGGCCTTCAACATGCTGAAGAGCCTCGTCGAGGTCAAGGAGGCCGCCCCCGTCAAGGGCGCCGCCGCCAAGGGCTCGGCCACCACGGCTCGCGTCATCCCCGCCGAGGTCGACTTCGAGACCGGCGAGACGATCACCATCAAGGAAGGCTCGTTCGCGGGTCTGCCCGGCACGATCAGCGAGATCAAGCCCGAGAGTGGCAAGCTCACGGTGCTCGTGTCGCTCTTCGAGCGCGAGACCCCGGTCGAGCTGTCGTTCGACCAGGTCACCAAGATGATCTGA
- the secE gene encoding preprotein translocase subunit SecE yields the protein MTQDEAKGEIVAERGAPREKKLNFFARIALFIRQVFAELRKVVTPTRQELFKFTAVVLGFVVVMMAIVYGLDVLFVWITTAVFGVPGTAGA from the coding sequence ATGACGCAGGACGAGGCGAAGGGCGAGATCGTCGCCGAGCGCGGCGCGCCCCGCGAGAAGAAGCTCAACTTCTTCGCGCGGATCGCCCTGTTCATTCGTCAGGTCTTCGCGGAACTGCGCAAGGTCGTCACGCCGACGCGGCAAGAGCTCTTCAAGTTCACCGCCGTCGTCCTCGGGTTCGTCGTCGTCATGATGGCGATCGTCTACGGCCTCGACGTGTTGTTCGTGTGGATCACCACCGCCGTCTTCGGCGTCCCCGGTACCGCCGGCGCCTGA
- a CDS encoding HSP90 family protein: protein MSSHAPAQQFQVDLRGVIDLLSRHIYSGPRVFLRELLQNAVDAIAARREVDGGGGRVRITPISASSDEFVLRDDGVGLTPDEVADLLGTVGRSSKRDVFDLPRSDFLGQFGIGMLSCFMVCDDIVIRSRSARGTAPVQWRGYTDGTFEVGPGPEDTPVGTSVHLRSRSDSRALLSTATVVELAETFGRYLPISVSVDLPAGGETTITAAPPFLGDDREEQAAYGRELLGAEPLAIIPLSVPATQTRGLAFVLPFAPASTARQSTRVYLQRMLLTERADDLLPDWAFFVRAVVDSAGLHPTASREALVADDALEQTRTELGDAIRRWILDLALSDPLRLAQVVSVHEVALKSLVRHDDELARFIVPWLSVETNVGRLRIDDLVGRSSPVRFTETVEAFRQVASVASTGSVLVNGGYLYDDELIRLLPEVFPNVRVEAVDVVDEIDRLAPAPWDQRTLALALEERARDALGTVDVVTRSFERAEAPALFVADPDVLRALDRGRARSAGGSLWAGVLDRAERAGARGRDHAQDPPASRLCLNWTNPTVQRLAHAPEGRAFTAGVQMLYVQALLAGHHPLGGGDRALMSSALADLVELAASSSDPTTKGPA from the coding sequence ATGAGTTCGCACGCGCCCGCCCAGCAGTTCCAGGTCGATCTGCGCGGCGTCATCGACCTGTTGAGCCGCCACATCTACTCCGGTCCCCGCGTGTTCCTGCGCGAGCTCCTGCAGAACGCCGTCGACGCGATCGCCGCCCGACGAGAGGTCGACGGCGGCGGCGGTCGCGTTCGGATCACCCCGATCAGCGCCTCGTCCGACGAGTTCGTCCTCCGCGACGACGGGGTGGGGCTGACGCCCGACGAGGTGGCCGACCTGCTCGGAACGGTGGGCCGCAGCTCCAAGCGCGACGTGTTCGATCTGCCGCGCTCCGACTTCCTCGGGCAGTTCGGCATCGGCATGCTCTCGTGCTTCATGGTGTGCGACGACATCGTCATCCGCTCCCGCAGTGCTCGCGGCACCGCGCCCGTGCAGTGGAGGGGGTACACGGACGGGACCTTCGAGGTCGGCCCGGGCCCCGAGGACACCCCGGTGGGCACGAGCGTGCACCTGCGCTCGCGCAGTGACAGCCGGGCGCTGCTGAGCACCGCCACCGTCGTCGAGCTCGCCGAGACCTTCGGGCGGTACCTCCCGATCTCGGTGAGCGTCGACCTTCCCGCCGGCGGCGAGACGACCATCACCGCGGCTCCCCCGTTCCTCGGCGATGACCGGGAGGAGCAGGCCGCCTACGGGCGCGAGCTGCTGGGCGCGGAACCGCTCGCGATCATCCCGCTCTCGGTCCCCGCCACTCAGACTCGCGGCCTGGCCTTCGTGCTGCCGTTCGCCCCGGCATCCACCGCTCGCCAGAGCACCCGGGTGTACCTGCAGCGCATGCTGCTCACCGAACGCGCCGACGACCTCCTGCCGGACTGGGCGTTCTTCGTGCGCGCGGTGGTCGACTCGGCGGGACTGCACCCCACGGCGAGCCGTGAGGCGCTCGTGGCGGACGACGCGCTCGAGCAGACCCGGACCGAGCTGGGGGATGCCATTCGCCGGTGGATCCTCGATCTCGCCCTCAGCGACCCCCTCCGCCTCGCGCAGGTCGTGAGCGTCCACGAAGTGGCGTTGAAGTCGCTGGTCCGACACGACGACGAACTGGCCCGGTTCATCGTGCCCTGGCTCTCGGTCGAGACGAACGTCGGGCGTCTTCGTATCGACGACCTCGTCGGGCGCTCCTCCCCCGTGCGGTTCACCGAGACCGTCGAGGCGTTCCGACAGGTCGCGAGCGTCGCATCGACCGGTTCGGTCCTCGTCAACGGCGGCTACCTGTACGACGACGAACTCATCCGGCTGCTGCCCGAGGTGTTCCCGAACGTCCGCGTCGAAGCCGTCGACGTCGTGGACGAGATCGATCGCCTCGCCCCTGCGCCGTGGGACCAGCGCACGCTCGCTCTCGCGCTCGAGGAGCGCGCTCGCGACGCCCTGGGCACCGTCGACGTGGTGACGCGCTCCTTCGAGCGCGCGGAAGCACCAGCACTGTTCGTCGCCGACCCCGACGTGCTGCGCGCGCTCGACCGCGGTCGCGCGCGCAGCGCGGGAGGCTCGCTGTGGGCGGGGGTCCTCGACCGTGCCGAGCGGGCCGGCGCGCGCGGGCGCGACCACGCGCAGGACCCGCCCGCCTCTCGTCTGTGCCTGAACTGGACGAACCCGACCGTGCAACGCCTCGCACACGCCCCGGAGGGGCGCGCCTTCACGGCGGGCGTGCAGATGCTCTACGTCCAGGCGCTGCTCGCCGGCCACCACCCCCTCGGAGGCGGCGACCGGGCGCTGATGTCGTCGGCCCTGGCCGATCTGGTCGAACTCGCCGCCTCTTCTTCCGACCCCACGACGAAAGGACCCGCATGA